The DNA window GGCCGCTGCGCGCTCGCCGTCGACGCGACCGGCAAGGGGGGGTTCGTCACCCACGGGATGCCGGGCCAGGCGTCCGATGCCTCGCTGCGGGTGGTCGCGACGGCGCCGGACACGCTGCTCATCGAGGTGGAAGACGATCACCTGGTCGGTCCCGGCAAGAACTGGGTCACGGACGATCACCTGGAGATCTGGCTGAGCGCGGCGATCCCGAGCGCCTCCAGCCACTGTGTCACGCCGCCGGAGGAGCTGCTTCAGTGGGGCATCCGCGTCACCGATGGCAAGGTCTTCGCGGGCGCCGGGAAGCCGCACCCGACGGCGCTCCGGGTCGAGCGAGCAGCCCCGCAAGCCGGGGAGAGCACCCTGCGCTTCAAGGTCGTGCTCCCCTCGGGCCAGAGCGCGGTCACGGTGGTCTACAGCGACAGCGACGATGGCCGGAAGCAGGAGCGTTTGATCGCCACCAGCAAGCTGGTGCACGGCAAGGGGCTCACGCTGGGCACGATCACGAAGCTGCCGGTAACGCGCGTGACCTGCGGGGTGAAGGAAGGGCGGCTCACGCCCATGGAGAAGCCCGAGCCGCCGATCTCCTTCACGGAGGAGTGACGACGCGAGGAGGGAGGGGGGAGCGGTCGGCGGAAAGGGGAGCGGTCAGTCGAGGGGCTTGCCCGGCCAGAGGGGAAGCAGCCGTGACGTCGTGCGCTGGTAGTCGCGGTAGGCGGGGTACTTGCGGGCGGAGAGCAGCTCGGTGAGCCACGTCGAGCCCTGGAACAGCAGGGTGAGCAGGAAGGGGCCGATCCAGGCCCAGTGCAGCCACGGCGCCCCGGCGATGACCGGGAAGAGGCCGACGACCCACCAGAGCCCCATCTCGCAGAAGAAGTTCAGGTGCCGCGCGTAACGGAAGACGCCCGCCGTGAGAAAGCCCCGCGCGAGGTCGCCGCCAGCGCGGGCGCGCTCGTCGGGGGACAGGCGCGCCTTCTGCTGGTGGAAGCGCCACTGCTGCTGGTCGGCGATGGTCTCGCCGAGGAGAAACGCGAGGAACGCCACGGCCGCGAGGATGTCGCTCGCGCCGAGGGGCACGGCGTGCTGCTGCGCGAGCGTATGCACGAGGAACATCGGGGGGATGGTGAACAGCCCGATGAGCAGGTGCTGGTAGGCGGTGATGAAGAGGAGGCTGAACAGCTCGCGCCCGAGGGGGTGGGTCGGGTCGTGCTCGGCGAGCCAGGCGCGGACGATGGGCCAGCGGTAATCCTCTTCGGTCGGTCGGTAGCCCCCTTTGCGGGCGAAGTTGAAGGTCAGGCGCGCGCCCCAGGCCGTGACGAGCCCCGCGACGAGGACCAGGCGAGGGACGGGGGCCTGCCCGGGCTCCACCCAGAGCGCGAAGATCCAGGCGTAGACGGGGGGCATGATCGACCAGAGCCGGTCGACCCACGAGTAATTGCGGGTGAGCGTCTGGAGGATCCAGCACAGCGTCGCCGCGGCCAGGAGGGCCGTGACGGACGCCTGGAGGGGCGTGCGCGTCAGGCCTTCCCAGGAGAGCGACAGGCTGGAGAGCTGGTCGAGGGCGGAGCGAAGAGAGACGTCGTTCACGAGGGAGGGATCAGGGAACTGGAGGCGAGGCGCCCGGTCCGTTCGTCCTGACGCTCGCTACCATCGCCGCTGTTCGAGGTCATGGCAAGGCACCGGAGGGCCTCCGCCACGCTCCAGGCCTGTGCGACGCAGCCTCGCGGCACGAACGGGGGCTCGGCGTCGAAGATCTCGCTGATGGTGCCCACGCCGGCCTCGCTGAGGTGCGGTTCGAGCGCGAGCACGAAGCCGCGGGCCTCGTCGCGAGCGTGGGGGTGCACCTTGAGCCAGGCGTCGACGAAGGGACCGATCAGCCAGCCCCAGACGGTGCCCTGGTGGTAGGCCATGTCGCGCATCCGCAGGTTTCCGAAGTAGCTCGGCCGGTAATCGGGGTGGTCTGGCGACAGGGATCGGAGTCCGTACGGCGTGAGCAGCTTCTCCTTCACCTGCCGCACGACCGGCTCCCAGCGCGCGCGATCGAGGATGGGATGGGGGAGCGAGATCGCGAAGAGCTGGTTGGGTCGGAAGGCGGCGTCGTCGCCCTGCTCGCCGTCGATCACGTCGTAGAGGTGCTGACCTTTCGCGTACCAGAACCGCGCGTTGAAGGCCGCGCGAGCGCGCTCGGCGTGGGCGAGGTAATCGCAGGTCTCGTCGTCCTCGCCCCCGCACTCGGCCCAGCGCCCCATCAGGCAGAGGGCGTTGTACCAGAGGGCGTTCAGCTCGACGGCCTTGCCACGGCGCGGGGTCACGACGAGGTCGCCCACCTTCGCGTCCATCCAGGTGAGCTGGTAACCCTCCTGGCCCTGGCGCAGCAGGCCATCCGCCGGGTCGACCCCGATGCCGAAGCGGGTCCCGGCGAGGTGGCGGGCGATGATGTCGCGGAGGGTCGGCAGGAGGATCTGCAGCGTTTCGTCGTCGCCCGTCGTCGCGAGGTAGCGGTCGATGGCGTGGAAGAACCAGAGGGTGGCGTCGGCGGTGTGATAGAGGCCGGCGTTCTGGTTGTCGGGGAACATGTTGGGGATCAGCCCATCGCGCACGTACTTGCCGAACGTGCGGAGGATGTACCCCGCCTCCTTGTGGCGACCCGTGGTCAAGGTCAGGCCTTCGAGGCTGATCATCGTGTCGCGTCCCCAGTCGGTGAACCACGGGTAGCCAGCGATGACCGTGCGGATCTCGTCGCCCGAGGCGCGACACCGGGCCGCGTCGGCGACGCGTCCGGCAGGCGTGATCAGGAACTGGTCCGCGGCGAGGACCAGCTCGGCGGCGAGGCCTTCGCGAAGCGCCGGCTCCGTGGCGAGCAGCAGCCGCTTGCGGCGCTCCTGCTCGGCGCGGCGGGCTTCGGCAGGAGGCAGCGCATGGATGACCTCCCAGCTCTCCGTGGAAGCCACGAGGGTGACCTCGGAGCCGGGGTCCAGTTCCAGACGAAAGAGCCCCGGCGTGTAGAGATCGCCGCTGGCGTCGTAGCCTCGGCTGCGCTCGATCCGGTAGTGGACGTCGCGGATGGGCTTGCCGTCGATGCGGATCCCCGCAGGCTGCCCGTAGAACTCCAGCCGGAGCGAGGGCAGGTCGTCGTCGCCGGTGAGCTCGTACCGGGCAGCTATGATGGTGAGCGAGTAGTTCGCGTCGAGGGGGCGCTCGAGGGAGCCTTCGTGCGGCCGGAAGTTCACCCAGGGCTGTAGCTCCAGGCAGATGGAAGCGTTCCCTTCGAGGCTGTAGGTGATGTGCGTGGTGTTCTGGCCGTGGACCATCAGGAGCCGCTTCTCCAGGATGGCGCCCTGGGGCAGCTCGTAGCGCCACACCGGCATCCCCGCGTCGAGCTTGAACTCGATGAGCTTGGCGAGCCCGCAGTCCGGGTGCGCCGCCCCGGGCTCGCTCTGCGCACCGAGGGACACCAGTTCCCCGCAATGACCGCGTTCACCAGGGGCGTGCGCCACCTCGCGCAGGTGATTGAGCATCATCGTGCGGCCATGCGGCGCGGGCAGCGCGGCGATGAGCAGGCCATGAAAGCGGCGGGTGATCAGCCCGGCCAGGGTCCCCGAGGCATACCCGCCCAGACCGTTGGTCACCAACCACTCGGCGCTCGCCGGGTCTTCTCCATGTTCGGGATCGGCGCCTGCTCCGGGCGCATCGCCGAGCAGGTCGACACGGCGGCACGGTAGCTCGGACGTCATCGCGCGTTCTCCTTCTCCTCGTTCGTTGCCTCGGCATGGGCGCTGGCCTCCACCTCGGTCTCCGGGTGCTCGGCCTTCGCCACCACACCCGCCACGCACGCCACACCCGCCACGACCTGAGGAACCTGAACGGGCCGCAGCACCACCGCCGCGTGTCCTGGCAAGAACCACCCCTCGGCCTCGGTCTCGACAGGCGGCGTCCCCTCCCCCCCGTAACGTGGCGCCTCGCTCGACCAGAGCAGCCCCCAGCGGCGACCGGAAGGAGGCGCGAGGAGCGGCTCCGGCGCCGGCACGAGCCGCAGATCCAGGCCGAGGTTCACCAGCAGCAAGCGGTCCTCCCCTCGCTCGCCGAAGAACCGGAGCACGAACGCCTCCGGCCCCAGCACCGCCCCGTCGACCCCTCGCGGTCGCTGCGCCGAGAACGTCGGGTCTTCGCGGCGCAAGGTGAGCAGATCGCGGTGCAAGCTCACCGCCTCCGCGTTGCGCTCCCGCTCCAGGGGATCGAGCTTGCACTGGTGGAAGGTCGCCGGGTCGGCCGGCTCGTCCAGCCGCCGTTGTGCCTCGGGATCCTGGAGGGTGGGGAACTGCACGAGAAAGTCGGCCCGCCCCCGGGACACCAGCGTTGCCAGCTCGGGGTGATGATCCGCGAAGTAGAGGAACGGCTTCGACGAGTTGCACTCCTGCCCCTGGAACAGCATCGGCGTCGCCGGGATCAGCAGGGTGAAGGCGGTGAGCGCGCGGACCCGCCCGGGTGACGAGAGCGCGTGGACGCGCCGACCGCGCGCGGAGTTGGCCACCTGATCGTGGTTCTGGAGGAACGCGACGAACTGCGCGGGCGCGAGATCGAGGGAGGCCGTCCCCCGGCGCTGCTTCTGCCACGCATAGCGCTGTCCCTGGTACAGGTAGCCCCATTTCGCCACCGAGACGAGTTCCTGCGGCGCGCCACGGGTCTCCGAGTAGTAGGCGCCGTTGTGGCCGGTCAGCGCGGCCATGGCGCTGTGGTGGAAGTCGTCGTTCCACAGGGCGTCCAGCCCGAACCCTCCCGCCTCGACGGCACGCACGATGCGGCTGTCTTGCGGCTCGTTCTCCGCGATGAGCAAGGTCGCGCGCCGGCCGCCAGCCGCCCGCACACGCTGCGCGACGTCGGCCAGGATGTGCTCGGGCGAGCTGTCGAAGATGCACTGCGTCGCGTCGATGCGCAGGCCATCGAACCGGTATTCGTCGATCCAGTACCCCGCGTTCGCGAGGAAGAACTCGCGCACCGCCGCCGAGCGCTCCCCGTCGAAGTTGATCGCGGCTCCCCAGTCCGTCTTGTAGCGGTTCGAGAAGTAGTCCGCCGAGAACTGCCCCAGGTAGTTCCCGTCCGGCCCCAGGTGATTGAACACCACGTCGAGGATCACCCCGAGACCGAGCGCGTGCGCCTGGTCGACGAAGCGGCGGACGTCATCCGGGGTCCCGTAATGGTGGTACGGCGCGAACAGGGACACGCCGTCGTATCCCCAGCCGAAGCGTCCCGGGAACTCGGCGATGGGCATGATCTCCAGCGCGGTGATGCCCAGCGCCGCGAGCGCAGGAAGCTCCTGCATCGCGGCCTCCCAGGTGCCTTCCGGCGTGAAGGTGCCGATGTGCATCTCGTAGAGCACCTGCCCCTTCAGCGAGAGGCCCGGGAAGGCGTCGACGCGCCACGTGAACGCGCTCGGGTCGACGACCTCCGACGGCAGGTGCGGCCCCTCGGGCTGCCAGCGCGAAGCCGGGTCGGGGTAGAGCTGCGCATCGTCGTCGAGGCGAAAGGCGTACCGCGTCCCCACCCCGAGCCCTTGCACCAGCTTCGAGAAATACCCATTCCCTTCCACGTCGAGCTGCACCGTGAGCGGCGCCTCACCAGGAGCGCTCACCACCACGCGCACCACCTCGCGGCGCGGCGCCCACACGCGGAAGGACACGCCTCCCGCCGTCGGCTCGGCCCCCACCGGCAGCCGCCGAGAAACCGCAGCGCCCTGCATGCCGGACCTTTCCCATTCCCAGGCCAGACTCACGCCCGCAAGTGTTGGGAATCGTCGCGCCGACGTGGAGCGGGGTCCTGCCTGGTCCATCCCCCGGGTTCACCCGGACGGCGTTGTCCGAACGCGACGATTCCGACCCCATGGTTCGATTGCGGTCGATGGCCCGCGCGACGTCCACGCGCGCCTTGGTCGCAGGTGGCGCGAATCGAGCAGCTCTGGCGCCGATTGCGCCACGCTTGCAGGCGCGCTCATCGCTCCGAGCCGGCTCTGCCGCGGCGTGCTCCTTGCTCGATGAGCCTCCGTGCATCGCAATCCCCTGCGCGACCCGCGCAGCCGCATGCACGCGGAGGGTTTCCATGAAAATGAAGTCATTCACTTTGGTCGCGCTGCTCCTCGGTGGCTCTCTCTTCAGCCTCGGATGCAGCGCGAACTTGCAGGACACCGGCACGGAGGGCGCGCTGAAGGCCGTGGAGGCGGCAGACGAACAAGCAGCCGACGAGCAAGCAGCCGACGAGCAAGCAGCCGACGAGCAAGCAGCCGACGAGCAAGCAGCCGACGAGCAAGCAGCCCACGCGGCGACGCGAGGAGAGCCGATCACCACCTGCGGCGGGTTCACGGGGCAGCCGTGCGGCGGAACGAACGAGTGCGTCGACGATCCCAGCGACGACTGCGACCCCCAGAACGGCGGCTCCGATTGTGGCGGCATCTGCGTCGGCGCGATGTGTGGCGGCTTCGCCGGCATTCCTTGTTCCAGGGACCACGTCTGCCTCGATGATCCCCGCGACGACTGCGACCCGGAGAACGGCGGCGCCGACTGCCCAGGGACGTGCATCTTCGCCGGGGATCCCGAGTGACCTGCCGCGGCGCGGCGTGACCTGCGCCACGCCCTTCACCCACGCGCGCCGTCAGGCAAAAGGCAAGGGAGCTGTCCCAGCCGCCACCGAAGATCGCCGCAGAATCGCCCAGCCGAACGATCTCCGGGTACACTCCGGCGCGTGACGGGCGCTTTCCCCTTTTCGCGCATTTTCCCCTGCATTCTGGGACTTCTCGCTGGGTGCTCGTCCAGCGAACGGACCCGGGCGCCGGCGGAAGCTGCGGCCGAGGCCCCTCCTGTCGCAGCGCCCTCCGAGGGGGGCGAGGTGATCCAGGCCAGCGTGCTGACCCTTCCCTCGACGCCCGCCCCAGCACCGGGCGACGGACCCCTCGGCGCCCTGGAAGGACGCCCCGACGGCGCCGACCCGGCCGCCGACACGCAAGCGCAGCCCGCCGAGGAGCCTTCGCCGCCCGCCCCTTGTCCTCCCGAAATGGCGCTCATCGGCAAGTACTGCGTGGACCGCTGGGAAGGGCACCTCGTGGTCGAGGGAGGTGATCCGGCGACTGGCCAGGAGCTGGTGCACCCGTACTCGCAGCGCCCCGAGGCGGGTGTGCGCTACGCGGCCCGCAGTGCGCCCGACGTCTACCCGCAAGCGTTCATCAGCCGCGTCGAGTCCAAGGCGGCCTGCGTCGCTTCCGGCAAGCGGCTCTGCTCCCGCCAGGAGTGGATGCAGGCCTGCCGAGGCCGCGGCACGTACCGCTATCCCTACGCTCAGCGCGGCGAGCGCGGCAAATGCTCGACCGGGAAGCCGCACCTCCTCTCGGCGCTCTTCGGGGCGAAGGGGCGCGGCTGGACCTATGACGATTTCAACAGCCCGAAGCTCGCACTGGAGCCCGGCTACCTCGCGAAGACCGCCGAGTACGAGGGCTGCGCCAGCGAGCTCGGCGTCCACGACATGGTGGGCAACCTGCACGAGTGGGTGAGCGACAGCGTGGATCAACACTTCGTCGACCGGCTCGCCGAGGAGATCGAGCGCCGCTCGCAGCCCTGGCACGAGGGCAACGGCGTCTTCATGGGCGGCTTCTTCAGCACGACCAACGAGCTGGGGCCTGGCTGCTACTACACGACCATCGCCCACGAGCCCGCCTACCACGACTACTCCACCGGCTTCCGCTGCTGCGCCGACGCGACCTTGCCGCCCGAGCCCGAGAAGCCCACCGCGGGGAAGGGCAAGACGTCGAAGCGTCCGCAGACGGCGCCGGTCGAGGACGCCGTCGCCGCTGCGGCGCGGCGCGGTAGCTGAACGAAGGCTGAGCTGGCAAGCCTCCGCTCAGGTGCTCACGAGCGCATGGGCTGTCGCTTCCCGTACGTCAGCGTGCGCCAGAGCCACTCCAGGGGTCCGAAGCGATACCGCGAGAGCCACCACCGGCTGAGCGCGAGTTCCACCGCATAGATGCCGAAGACGACCAGGAGCCCGGCCGCGGGCCCCAGGTGCCCGTACAGTCCGAAGCCATACCCATAGAAAATGATCCCGCAGAGCAGGGATTGCAGCAGGTAACAGGAGAGCGCCATCCGTCCGGCTGCCGTGACCCACGAGAACCGCGCGCCCCAGCCTGGCCTCTGGAGCAAGAGCAGCACCCCGGCGCCATAAGCGAGCGCCTGCGCCACATACACCGCCGGTTGAAACGCGCTCACCAGGTCGACGAGTCCCCGCCACCCGCTCGGGACCCGCTGGCTCATCGTCCCTTCGAGCAGCGTGACGCCGACCCCCAGGACGAGCCCACCGATCAGCATCCGCCGAAGCGACGCCCGATGGCGCGCTGGCTCCTGCACGACCCCGGAGCGCCACACGAGGACACCCACCAGGAACGAACCGAACGCGGCGTAGGCAGCCGGCAGGAGCGTGGGCAGGTACTGGACGTAGTCGTGGATCCGGTAGCGAGCGACTTCCAACCAGCCTCCGTGACCATAGACTTGCAGCGCGACCTCGACGTGCTGGCGCGCGCTCTCCAGCTCTTCCACAGGAGGCACCGCCCGCGCGAGCCCACCGACCACGAGGCGACAGGTCACGAGGATCGGCGGGAGCGCAAACACCAAGGCCGCCCAGAAGGTCAGGGTGCGTGTCGTGCACCCCAGGAAGAGGAGCAGCAGCGGTCCGAGCAGTGCGTAGACGTGGAGCACGTCGCCCATCCAGAGCAAGCCCACGTGCGCGACGCCGAAGAGCAGCAGCACGGCGAGGCGACGCAAGGCGCGACCATGGAACCCTCCTCCCCGCGCCAGCGCGTGCTCCCGCTGCAAGGCGAGGCCTGCGCCGAACAGCATGGCGAACAGCGTGAGAAACTTGCCGTTGAAGAACGTGATGACGGCGAACTCCGCGGCGCGATCGGCGACGCCACGAAAGAGATCCGGGTCGAGCACCGATCGCGAGGGGTGGTCCCGGAACCAGTAGGTCAGGTTCACGGCGAGGATGCCGAAGAGCGCGACCCCTCGCAGCGCGTCGAGCACATCGAGCCGGTCTGCAGGCGCCGTGGGCTCCGCAGCGGACGGGGTCTCGTCAGGCGCCAGCGCCCGCTCCGCACGGACTGCGCCTGGCGATGGAAGACTCTCTTGGTTCATGGGTCCGTGCGTCGGAGGCGCCGAGCATAGCTCGGGATCCCACCCCTCCGGCAGACCGCCCACCGCACGCATGTCGGAGGCTCGCCCCCACCGAGAGGACACGCTAGGGTCGCGCGTCGATGGGTCGGACCAAGGATCAGAACGCCCCTTCGTCCCGTCGTCGTCGCGCCGACCTCGCCCCTGCGGCCCCACCGATCGCGCCTGGTGATCCGTTGCCGGAAGGCGAGACGGCGAGGGCTCGGGCCGCAACGCAAGCCCCACCGATCTTCCGTCTCCATCAGGGTGACGCCGTCGCGTGGATGCGCAGCCTCCCGGCCGAGAGCGTCGACCTCGTCATCACCGATCCTCCGTACGAGTCGCTCGAGAAGCACCGCGCGATCGGCACCACGACGCGGCTCAAGCACAGCAAAGCGTCGAGCAACGACTGGTTCACCATCTTCCCGAACGCCCGCTTCGACGAGCTGTTCAGCGAGATCTGGCGGGTCCTGAAGCGAGACGGCCACGTCTATCTGTTCTGCGACAGCGAGACGATGTTCGTCGTCAAGCCGGTGGCAGAGCGGATCGGGTTCAAGCTGTGGAAGCCGCTCGTCTGGGACAAGAAGCGCATCGGGATGGGCTACCACTACCGGAGCCGCTACGAGTTCATCCTCTTCTTCGAGAAGGGCAAGCGCAAGCTGTCGAACCTGGCCATCCCCGACATCCTCGAAGCCCCGCGCATCGTCGGGGGCTATCCCACGGAGAAGCCCTCGGACCTGAGCCGCATCCTCGTGGAGCAGAGCAGCGCGCCTTTCGAGCGGGTGGCCGATCCCTTCATGGGCTCCGGCTCCGTCGGCGTGGCCGCGTTGCAGATGGGCCGGGAGTTCTGGGGTGCGGATCTCTCTCCGAACGCGGTGGAGATCACCAGGAAGAGGCTCGCCGAGGTCGGTGGCGAGGAGGCCTCCTTCGAGGGCGTGGCCTCGACGCGCTCGCCACGCGCAGCGAGACCTCGCCGCACCGTGGCGCCCGCCGTCGAGCCGACATCCAGCGACGGCCAGCCGCTCAAGGCGCGCGCGACGTCGTCTCGTCAGCCGCCTCGGCGGCGTAGTGATACGCGCTGAGCGCTCGGTGCCAGGCCATCAGCGTCTGTGCGCGTCGGCCTGCCGTGCTCTCGCTGAGCCCGGGGACACTGGCCTCCAGGAAGGCCGGCGCGGAGTTCGGGTCGACTTCCCGCAGCGTCCTGCCGCGGCTCCATTGAATCCAGGCGTCACCACAGATGCTGGACTCGAAATGGACGACGGTCGCGCGCAGCCGGTCCTCGTCGCCCAGGCGAGCGATGAGCCGCCCTGCTGCGGTCAGTTCCCCTGAATCGCCGAGCAATCCGAGAATCTCGGCTGCGCGTCGGTAATAGGCGACCTGCCGCCGGGTCACCCCGAGCGACACGGCGTTCACTTCGTGTTGCCCCGCCACCATCTGGACCAGGCCGAAGATGCGTTCGAGATCGTCGGCCTGGGGGATGTCACGCGTGTCCAGGTGACGGAGCGCCTCCGCTTCGGTCACCTGAAGCAGCCGCTTGCGCCACCCGGCGTCGATGACGAGCTGCGGGGAGGAGAGTTCCTCTTCCAGCTCGCCCTGCGACACACTCAGCCGGATCCCGCTCCGCTGAAGGCGTGCCAGAAGCTCCAGAAGCTCACGCGCGCCGATGCGCTCCGGGGTGTCCTTCAAGAGGACGTTCAGCGTCTCGATCGCATGGGGAGGTAGCCCCGGGGCGGCGACTTCGAGGAGGAACGAGCCGGTCAGCGCACGGCAAGGCAGCAGGGTGACGTCGAGACCGAGGCACTGGGTGACGAAATCTCGGAACAGACGGCCAAACGACGCCGCGATCTGGCCCACGGCGTCGAGTTCGAGCGCATCTCCCGCCCGCTCGGAGGCCATCTTGATGCGCAGCGTGCTCATGAGCGCCGGCGTCATCCGGGTCCATGCGGCGGCCCCCACGCCCTCCCCCTCGCATGCCGGGTCGAGCTGCACCATCCGCGCCTGGGCGTCGCGCGCCTCCGCGTCGTCCTGCGTTGCCTTCGAGAGCGCCCACCACCCCTCGGCGACACCCGGGTACGCCTCCAGGAGCGCGCGCAGGGCGCCGGGATCGAGCGTCGAGGGCTCGGGTGCAGCGGGACGACCTGCCCCGAGCTGTCGCAGCGCCACGGAGAACGCCGTCACGGCTTCCTGATAGGGCTCACGCAGCCGGTCGATCATCACCGCGCCGGCCGCCGTGGAGAACACCGTCCGGGGAAGGCGCGACCAGACCTCGGCAGCCCGCACCGGATCCCGCGCCTCCAGGAACAGACCACAGGCCTCGATCCACGTCCCCAGCTTCTCCGCCTCCGGCGCGGTCTCCGCGAGTGCTTCCAGGGAGAGCTTCGCGGCGCGGTGGAAGAGCAGGACGGCCTCCCACTGGTCGGCGCGATCGCCGAGCGTCCGCAGCCGCGTGGCCCGCATCTTCGCGACGCTCGCTGCTCGGCGGAGCGCTGCCCGCTCGGCCGGGCTCACGGCTTCACCTTCTGCCACACCGCGACCCGCGGCTCACAGCACCACAGGGAGAGGTAGGCCTCTTTCACATCGGCGCGCTGCACGAGCTGCGCGTGCTTGCCGACCTTCCCCTTCGCGCCGCGGAGGGTCTGCTCCAGCGCCGCGTACCCTCTGCTTCCACGGCCAGCCACCTCGACGCCCTTCAGGGCATCCGGTGTGGCGTCCAGGAGCAGATCGGGGGAGCGGAAGTAAGCCACTTCTTCGATGCGGCGACGGAGCAGACAGGAGGTGGCCACGAACGCCAGCCCGTAGGCGGCATACTTCGCCTGGTCCTCCTTGGTCAAAGTCTTCCCACTGCGGAAGCGCGCGAGGTCGGCTTCGAGCCGAGGGTCGCGCCTGGCCAGCCGGCGCACGTTCCAGGACAGGTCGAGCCGGTGCTCGACGGGGCCGCGGCGCGTGATTTCTCGCACCTCGAAGGCGTGCTCACACTGGTCCCCCACCGGATCCAGCCAGCAGATGAGCTGCGCGATCACGTCGATCACGAAGTCCGGCTCCTGGTCCTCGTAGAGCCGCTCTAAGTCGTACGACCACCGCTTCGGCGACGTGCTCATCCAGACAGCGACCGTAGCGGGTGGCGATCCTTCCCGACAAGCCCGCCCAGCCCTGCCCGATGAGCGCACCGAGCGGTATCCTCCGCGCCGATGCATCTCGATCGTGAAGCCATCGTCCGGCTCGACAAGCAATACGTCTGGCACCCGTACACCGCCATGCGGCGGTACATCGACGAGGTCGATCCGCTCGTGATCGATCGCGCCGAGGGCGCGCGCCTCTACGACGTCGACGGCAAGAGCTACCTCGACGGCAACTCGAGCTGGTGGGTGTCCACCCTCGGCCACAACCACCCACGGCTCGTCGAAGCGCTGCGACGGCAAGCCTCGAAGCTCTGCCACACCTCCCTGGCCGGCGTGACCCACGAGCCCGCAGCGGCACTCGCCGAGGCCCTCGTCGCCGTGGCGCCTCGCCCCCTCTCGCGCGTGTTCTACAGCGACAACGGCTCCACCGCGAACGAGGTCGCGATCAAGCTCAGCCTCCAGTACTTCCGCAACGTCGGGCAGCCCGCGCGCAAGCGCTTCGTCGCGCTCGAAGGCGCCTTCCACGGCGAGACCATGGGCGTCACCAGCCTCTGCGGGGTCGAGGTCTTCCGGCGGCCGTTCGCCGGCGCGGTGATGGAGTGCCTCTTCGTCCCGCCGCCCCCGGCCGGCGAGGCGCACACGGCAGGTCACGAGGTGGCCTTCGGCGCCC is part of the Chondromyces crocatus genome and encodes:
- a CDS encoding DUF1295 domain-containing protein — encoded protein: MNDVSLRSALDQLSSLSLSWEGLTRTPLQASVTALLAAATLCWILQTLTRNYSWVDRLWSIMPPVYAWIFALWVEPGQAPVPRLVLVAGLVTAWGARLTFNFARKGGYRPTEEDYRWPIVRAWLAEHDPTHPLGRELFSLLFITAYQHLLIGLFTIPPMFLVHTLAQQHAVPLGASDILAAVAFLAFLLGETIADQQQWRFHQQKARLSPDERARAGGDLARGFLTAGVFRYARHLNFFCEMGLWWVVGLFPVIAGAPWLHWAWIGPFLLTLLFQGSTWLTELLSARKYPAYRDYQRTTSRLLPLWPGKPLD
- a CDS encoding amylo-alpha-1,6-glucosidase, which translates into the protein MTSELPCRRVDLLGDAPGAGADPEHGEDPASAEWLVTNGLGGYASGTLAGLITRRFHGLLIAALPAPHGRTMMLNHLREVAHAPGERGHCGELVSLGAQSEPGAAHPDCGLAKLIEFKLDAGMPVWRYELPQGAILEKRLLMVHGQNTTHITYSLEGNASICLELQPWVNFRPHEGSLERPLDANYSLTIIAARYELTGDDDLPSLRLEFYGQPAGIRIDGKPIRDVHYRIERSRGYDASGDLYTPGLFRLELDPGSEVTLVASTESWEVIHALPPAEARRAEQERRKRLLLATEPALREGLAAELVLAADQFLITPAGRVADAARCRASGDEIRTVIAGYPWFTDWGRDTMISLEGLTLTTGRHKEAGYILRTFGKYVRDGLIPNMFPDNQNAGLYHTADATLWFFHAIDRYLATTGDDETLQILLPTLRDIIARHLAGTRFGIGVDPADGLLRQGQEGYQLTWMDAKVGDLVVTPRRGKAVELNALWYNALCLMGRWAECGGEDDETCDYLAHAERARAAFNARFWYAKGQHLYDVIDGEQGDDAAFRPNQLFAISLPHPILDRARWEPVVRQVKEKLLTPYGLRSLSPDHPDYRPSYFGNLRMRDMAYHQGTVWGWLIGPFVDAWLKVHPHARDEARGFVLALEPHLSEAGVGTISEIFDAEPPFVPRGCVAQAWSVAEALRCLAMTSNSGDGSERQDERTGRLASSSLIPPS
- the treZ gene encoding malto-oligosyltrehalose trehalohydrolase; this translates as MQGAAVSRRLPVGAEPTAGGVSFRVWAPRREVVRVVVSAPGEAPLTVQLDVEGNGYFSKLVQGLGVGTRYAFRLDDDAQLYPDPASRWQPEGPHLPSEVVDPSAFTWRVDAFPGLSLKGQVLYEMHIGTFTPEGTWEAAMQELPALAALGITALEIMPIAEFPGRFGWGYDGVSLFAPYHHYGTPDDVRRFVDQAHALGLGVILDVVFNHLGPDGNYLGQFSADYFSNRYKTDWGAAINFDGERSAAVREFFLANAGYWIDEYRFDGLRIDATQCIFDSSPEHILADVAQRVRAAGGRRATLLIAENEPQDSRIVRAVEAGGFGLDALWNDDFHHSAMAALTGHNGAYYSETRGAPQELVSVAKWGYLYQGQRYAWQKQRRGTASLDLAPAQFVAFLQNHDQVANSARGRRVHALSSPGRVRALTAFTLLIPATPMLFQGQECNSSKPFLYFADHHPELATLVSRGRADFLVQFPTLQDPEAQRRLDEPADPATFHQCKLDPLERERNAEAVSLHRDLLTLRREDPTFSAQRPRGVDGAVLGPEAFVLRFFGERGEDRLLLVNLGLDLRLVPAPEPLLAPPSGRRWGLLWSSEAPRYGGEGTPPVETEAEGWFLPGHAAVVLRPVQVPQVVAGVACVAGVVAKAEHPETEVEASAHAEATNEEKENAR
- a CDS encoding SUMF1/EgtB/PvdO family nonheme iron enzyme; the encoded protein is MIQASVLTLPSTPAPAPGDGPLGALEGRPDGADPAADTQAQPAEEPSPPAPCPPEMALIGKYCVDRWEGHLVVEGGDPATGQELVHPYSQRPEAGVRYAARSAPDVYPQAFISRVESKAACVASGKRLCSRQEWMQACRGRGTYRYPYAQRGERGKCSTGKPHLLSALFGAKGRGWTYDDFNSPKLALEPGYLAKTAEYEGCASELGVHDMVGNLHEWVSDSVDQHFVDRLAEEIERRSQPWHEGNGVFMGGFFSTTNELGPGCYYTTIAHEPAYHDYSTGFRCCADATLPPEPEKPTAGKGKTSKRPQTAPVEDAVAAAARRGS
- a CDS encoding DUF418 domain-containing protein is translated as MNQESLPSPGAVRAERALAPDETPSAAEPTAPADRLDVLDALRGVALFGILAVNLTYWFRDHPSRSVLDPDLFRGVADRAAEFAVITFFNGKFLTLFAMLFGAGLALQREHALARGGGFHGRALRRLAVLLLFGVAHVGLLWMGDVLHVYALLGPLLLLFLGCTTRTLTFWAALVFALPPILVTCRLVVGGLARAVPPVEELESARQHVEVALQVYGHGGWLEVARYRIHDYVQYLPTLLPAAYAAFGSFLVGVLVWRSGVVQEPARHRASLRRMLIGGLVLGVGVTLLEGTMSQRVPSGWRGLVDLVSAFQPAVYVAQALAYGAGVLLLLQRPGWGARFSWVTAAGRMALSCYLLQSLLCGIIFYGYGFGLYGHLGPAAGLLVVFGIYAVELALSRWWLSRYRFGPLEWLWRTLTYGKRQPMRS